The Toxoplasma gondii ME49 chromosome XII, whole genome shotgun sequence genome includes a region encoding these proteins:
- a CDS encoding hypothetical protein (encoded by transcript TGME49_246010), with protein sequence MLDIGGNKLSCLSCVLSVLPPAKRKLVAKVAFSPSPLPGYVVEERRIGGQVRHACFLRQGGYRELPFAESFPCPKCAQCRATPRSRARGLSGERRTSQRKESLRSQSVPPREREREDLQTTEQVRVAGGESSGKEGAERVRCERTRLTHLLPPADRTAFLGDASDRQVTKAAHHSALQAADFDEVPGVACVLPTHMSRLEECHFPEFSSRGTGSTPICPSKATSSGSFSRNIEATKRIPSIVVTGPQAENNPFGVDSSRNSSSIDDVFPQLAVPQFSCSPSPAAALEFEGRSSGGRTSFVDATEASHPRKVGVFGCSCDGGRVSICVESVRLVTDENHVIWGFYYAYPHAKWTVLYSHGNGTDIGHLHESVMDLCRRLQVNVLSYDYSGYGCTQRASNLDKLLKKQARREKQLREKKKSSQKRTVSSAAGLAPEKHATNAPVARRDMSVFSKNQREGNLQGESVANAIRLPGLLGTKCDTECPCGDEESKTAGDCPLKWYREDGGSLASLASSLKPSERSVYADVMAAFRWLRTEKNVKLRDLVLYGQSIGSVPAVHLASVLGRERRAALARLEKKEKAAEATRRKKEKKEQKRKEKEMQERVKRVQSRVQATQGGPLPSRFSRLVSRRPPQRVRLLESDESTAEIDDDIHFDTDEELEEERCNEGGRDESDEGVEMIGGIILHSALASGLSVVRSRLKKTVLSGEASTSGVYETSTAPTTGSPSSLASSSSRSTAPVYSLMLAEDRLDGDASVEGDQETCTEKKGLLRTKTPWYDVLRNVDKMKHIAAPVFVLHGTEDTVVPIASGERLAASAAVPFPLFAAKGAGHNNVDKGEWKEEYFARLRDFFDFLALHEMRTDASGEELRKQRLANGSGKSGGRATVLPVSPSAAVKKSVGRQSETTETRESGKGGSLIGTTAAKVDRNACAIPSRGSFSTGLPDRWICPQFSTVKTAAEPSPAHPHLPTFADPSGGVYGPERAHFSFREAKKSRDGKAKTGGLRSLFSGKLGAKV encoded by the coding sequence ATGCTGGACATTGGCGGCAACAAATTGTCGTGCCTCAGCTGCGTGCTGTCGGTGCTCCCCCCAGCCAAGCGGAAACTGGTCGCGAAGGTTGCGTTCAgtccctcgcctctcccaGGCTATGTGGTTGAGGAAAGACGCATTGGAGGCCAAGTGCGGCATGCGTGCTTTCTGCGGCAAGGCGGGTACCGCGAGCTTCCGTTCGCGGAGTCGTTTCCGTGTCCCAAATGCGCCCAGTGTCGCGCAACCCCCCGATCGCGCGCTCGCGGTCTGTCCGGCGAAAGGAGAACTTCTCAGAGGAAGGAATCGTTGAGAAGTCAGAGCGTGCCTCCGCGAGAACGAGAGCGCGAGGATCTTCAGACTACAGAACAAGTTCGCGTTGCGGGCGGCGAGTCCAGCGGCAAGGAAGGAGCTGAGCGCGTCCGGTGTGAGAGAACACGACTCACACATCTTCTTCCACCAGCAGACCGAACGGCGTTTTTAGGCGACGCCAGCGACCGCCAGGTGACGAAGGCGGCGCACCACAGCGCCCTCCAGGCTGCGGACTTCGATGAAGTGCCGGGTGTCGCGTGCGTGTTGCCGACACACATGTCTCGGCTGGAGGAATGTCACTTCCCGGAATTCAGTTCACGCGGTACCGGAAGCACCCCTATTTGCCCTTCAAAAGCGACCTCTAGTGGTTCGTTCTCCAGAAATATCGAGGCAACGAAGCGGATTCCCTCGATCGTCGTCACTGGTCCCCAGGCAGAAAACAACCCATTCGGTGTAGACTCAAGCAGAAACAGCTCATCCATCGACGATGTCTTTCCACAACTGGCTGTCCCGCAGTTCTCCTGTTCCCCTTCGCCGGCGGCAGCACTGGAATTCGAAGGCCGCAGCAGTGGAGGAAGAACCAGCTTTGTCGACGCCACGGAAGCGTCTCATCCGAGGAAGGTCGGCGTGTTCGGTTGTAGCTGTGATGGCGGGAGAGTGTCGATTTGCGTCGAGAGTGTGCGCCTTGTGACAGACGAAAACCACGTCATCTGGGGCTTTTACTACGCCTACCCACATGCAAAGTGGACGGTACTGTACTCGCATGGGAACGGCACAGACATTGGCCATCTGCATGAGTCAGTGATGGATCTGTGCCGCCGCCTCCAAGTGAACGTACTGTCCTACGACTACTCCGGGTACGGCTGTACGCAGCGAGCCAGCAACCTCGACAagctgctgaagaagcaggcccgccgggagaagcagctgcgggagaaaaagaagtccTCCCAGAAGCGGACTGTCTCCAGTGCTGCCGGTCTTGCCCCGGAGAAACATGCCACCAACGCGCCTGTGGCGCGGAGGGACATGAGCGTTTTCTCGAAGAACCAGCGGGAAGGAAATCTACAAGGAGAGTCAGTGGCTAACGCCATACGGTTGCCTGGGCTTTTGGGGACAAAGTGTGACACAGAGTGCCCTTGCGGGGACGAGGAGTCCAAAACTGCGGGCGACTGCCCGCTGAAGTGGTACCGCGAGGACGGAGGCAGTCTCGCAtctctcgcctcgtcgcTCAAGCCGTCTGAACGCAGTGTCTACGCAGATGTGATGGCAGCCTTCCGCTGGCTGAGAACCGAGAAGAACGTGAAGCTCCGCGACCTCGTGCTGTACGGACAGAGCATCGGGTCCGTTCCCGCCGTTCACTTGGCGAGTGTGTTGGGGAGGGAGCGCCGAGCGGCGCTGGCGCGCcttgaaaagaaggagaaggctgCTGAGGCAACcaggcgaaagaaagagaagaaggagcagaaacggaaggagaaggagatgcAGGAACGTGTGAAGAGGGTCCAGAGTCGGGTGCAAGCCACCCAGGGAGGCCCTTtgccttcgcgtttctcgcgcctTGTCAGTCGAAGACCGCCCCAGAGAGTGCGTCTCTTGGAGTCCGACGAATCGACCGCGGAGATCGACGACGACATCCATTTCGACACAGATGAGGAACTTGAAGAAGAGCGCTGCAACGAGGGAGGACGAGATGAGAGTGACGAAGGCGTCGAGATGATCGGAGGGATCATTCTTCACTCTGCGCTAGCGTCGGGCCTCAGTGTGGTGCGCAGTCGCCTGAAGAAGACAGTGCTCTCCGGCGAGGCATCGACCTCTGGCGTCTACGAAACGTCGACAGCCCCGACTACAgggtcgccttcgtctcttgcttcgtcgtcttcccgTTCGACTGCGCCTGTATATTCTTTGATGCTCGCCGAGGACAGGCTTGACGGCGACGCCAGCGTTGAAGGGGATCAGGAAACGTGcaccgagaagaagggacTGTTGAGAACGAAGACTCCGTGGTACGATGTGTTGCGCAACGTGGACAAGATGAAGCACATTGCGGCTCCTGTCTTTGTTCTCCACGGCACCGAGGACACAGTTGTTCCGATTGCCTCTGGGGAGCGTCTTGCGGCGTCAGCAGCAGtgccgtttcctctgtttgcCGCCAAGGGCGCAGGCCACAATAACGTCGATAAAGGGGAGTGGAAAGAGGAGTACTTTGCGCGTCTCAGAGACTTTTTTGACTTCCTCGCTCTACACGAAATGCGTACTGACGCTAGTGGCGAAGAGCTGCGCAAACAGCGCCTCGCGAATGGCAGCGGTAAGAGTGGAGGACGAGCAACAGTGTTGCCTGTGAGCCCAAGTGCAGCAGTCAAGAAGAGTGTTGGCCGGCAGTCGGAGACGACAGAAACTAGAGAGTCTGGAAAAGGCGGGAGCCTGATAGGAACCACTGCGGCAAAGGTGGACCGAAATGCATGCGCCATCCCGTCGCGCGGCTCGTTTTCCACAGGCCTCCCTGACAGGTGGATCTGTCCACAATTCTCGACAGTCAAGACGGCTGCGGAGCCCTCTCCTGCCCATCCTCACCTTCCGACTTTCGCAGATCCGTCTGGTGGGGTGTATGGTCCCGAACGTGCACATTTTAGCTttcgagaagcgaaaaagagcagggatgggaaggcgaagacaggAGGCCTGcggtctctgttctctggGAAACTTGGAGCAAAAGTCTAG